The following coding sequences lie in one Rhodohalobacter barkolensis genomic window:
- a CDS encoding S41 family peptidase: MSVKKFLAPQLALLMILSAVWLAGVDKVIVSNDKHQENLHKYLQVQRRVLDNYFGDTSIDLLYKRSLAGLVNGIEDSTLDISGTPIDTTQFKTVQNLRDSYNSFEEAYLYVANNYPDENMSQLTDNSIREMLDTLDPHSVYIEPDDSERIEEEFAGKFQGVGIQFNIIQDTITVITAISGGPSDQLGIMSGDRIISIDDTSAVGYDNEDVMRRLRGEKGTKVDVEVLRPRNSNPINFTIERDDIPLTTIDTDYMVDEQTGYVKINRFAATTHEEFLSSVDTLREQGMDRIILDLRNNPGGYLSQAIAISEEFFPRNTKLVSTDSKHSRFNQEVYSSRNGVLMDIPVIVLVNEGSASASEIVSGAIQDHDRGLVVGRRTFGKGLVQQQYELIDGSNIRVTISRYLTPSGRLIQKPFDGKSEDYAFEFIHRSSDPAVDAEEFKDQVPDSLKYTTEAGRPVFGGGGIVPDIVVQQDTTSSPYLFNFMLVNRVDFNFVRDFLDDKGEEFREDWESDFQAFRNDFEWSESDKETFLSLMKDEGLEIVDDLEEPEVEDNTLRLTQEMYDDLVWMNYGRMKAEIARQVWGSEYFYPIVNDYFNETLTEAIKLWDEVKELESFATTQAARME; the protein is encoded by the coding sequence AATTTACACAAATACCTGCAGGTACAGCGCAGGGTTTTGGATAATTATTTTGGTGACACCTCTATAGATCTCCTGTACAAACGCAGTTTAGCCGGGTTAGTAAACGGTATTGAGGACAGTACGCTGGATATTTCGGGTACTCCGATTGATACCACGCAATTCAAAACCGTTCAAAACCTCAGAGATTCTTATAATAGTTTTGAAGAGGCCTATCTCTATGTAGCAAACAACTACCCTGATGAGAATATGTCACAGCTTACGGATAATTCAATCCGTGAAATGCTGGATACTCTTGACCCTCACTCCGTTTACATTGAGCCAGACGATAGTGAGAGAATTGAAGAAGAGTTTGCAGGAAAATTTCAAGGAGTTGGTATTCAGTTCAATATTATTCAGGATACCATTACCGTGATCACAGCAATATCCGGTGGACCGAGCGACCAGCTTGGAATCATGTCAGGAGATCGTATTATCTCTATTGATGACACCAGTGCGGTAGGCTACGATAACGAAGATGTTATGCGCCGGCTTCGTGGTGAAAAAGGCACAAAAGTTGACGTGGAAGTCCTTCGCCCAAGAAATTCAAATCCGATCAATTTTACGATTGAACGGGATGATATTCCCCTCACCACAATTGATACAGATTACATGGTTGATGAACAAACCGGCTATGTAAAAATAAACCGTTTTGCAGCTACAACTCATGAGGAGTTTCTTTCTTCAGTTGATACCTTACGAGAGCAGGGAATGGATCGTATTATCTTAGATCTCAGAAATAATCCCGGTGGTTATCTGAGCCAGGCTATTGCCATATCTGAAGAGTTTTTCCCACGTAATACGAAATTGGTTTCTACCGACAGTAAACATTCGCGCTTTAATCAGGAAGTTTATTCTAGCCGAAATGGTGTTTTGATGGACATTCCGGTTATTGTGCTCGTCAACGAAGGATCTGCTTCAGCCAGTGAAATTGTAAGTGGCGCTATTCAGGATCACGACCGCGGTTTGGTAGTGGGACGAAGAACGTTCGGTAAAGGATTGGTTCAACAGCAGTATGAACTGATCGATGGCAGTAACATCCGGGTAACTATTTCCCGTTATTTAACACCATCCGGCCGACTTATTCAAAAACCTTTCGATGGAAAAAGCGAAGACTATGCTTTTGAGTTTATTCACCGGTCATCTGACCCTGCTGTCGATGCGGAAGAATTCAAAGATCAGGTACCGGATTCATTAAAATACACTACCGAAGCCGGAAGACCCGTATTTGGTGGAGGTGGAATTGTACCGGATATAGTTGTTCAACAGGATACGACATCCTCACCATACCTTTTTAACTTTATGTTAGTAAATCGGGTTGATTTCAACTTTGTGCGTGACTTCCTCGATGATAAAGGCGAAGAGTTCCGAGAAGACTGGGAAAGTGATTTTCAGGCATTCAGAAACGATTTTGAATGGAGTGAATCCGATAAAGAGACCTTCCTGTCTCTGATGAAGGATGAAGGACTGGAAATCGTTGATGATCTGGAAGAACCTGAAGTTGAGGACAATACCCTGAGATTGACACAGGAGATGTATGATGACCTTGTGTGGATGAACTACGGCAGAATGAAAGCTGAAATTGCCCGACAGGTTTGGGGCAGTGAGTATTTCTACCCTATTGTGAATGATTACTTCAATGAGACACTGACCGAAGCAATTAAGCTGTGGGATGAAGTTAAAGAGTTGGAATCTTTTGCAACTACGCAAGCTGCAAGAATGGAATAA
- a CDS encoding RsmE family RNA methyltransferase, with amino-acid sequence MNLFYTTPDLVTPKLLRLTDQEAKHATRVLRIRTGDQIFVTDGNGKLFNCSVSEIHKNDVTCEILDVTLEERKSPYITLVIGLIKKRDRLEFAVEKCVELGADEIIVFRGDHSEKGNVRLDRVESTVLSAMKQSLRLFLPKVSFAKDLSAAIDARGKSMSLIYADETIDKGETQHLLGDQLMLVVGPEGGFSESERSILKERGGVAYSLGEKRLRTETAAVTITDRYKNGLLL; translated from the coding sequence ATGAATCTTTTCTATACTACCCCGGATTTAGTTACTCCCAAACTGTTGCGTCTTACAGATCAGGAAGCGAAGCATGCAACACGTGTTTTAAGGATTAGAACCGGTGATCAGATATTTGTAACCGATGGGAATGGAAAGTTGTTCAATTGCAGTGTTTCTGAAATTCACAAAAATGATGTGACTTGTGAGATCCTTGATGTGACCCTTGAAGAGAGAAAAAGTCCATATATAACTTTAGTTATTGGGTTGATCAAGAAGAGGGACAGGCTCGAATTTGCAGTCGAAAAATGTGTGGAACTTGGAGCTGATGAGATCATTGTTTTCAGAGGGGATCATAGCGAGAAAGGAAATGTTCGGTTAGACAGGGTGGAGTCTACAGTTCTATCTGCCATGAAACAGTCTCTGCGATTATTTCTGCCAAAAGTAAGTTTTGCCAAGGATTTATCCGCTGCGATTGACGCAAGAGGAAAATCAATGTCATTGATCTATGCTGATGAAACGATTGATAAAGGAGAAACACAACATCTTTTAGGCGATCAACTGATGTTGGTTGTTGGGCCGGAGGGCGGTTTTTCAGAGTCGGAGAGATCAATTCTGAAAGAGAGAGGAGGAGTGGCATACTCTCTGGGTGAAAAACGACTCCGAACAGAAACAGCTGCAGTCACAATAACGGACAGATACAAAAACGGCCTGCTATTGTAA
- a CDS encoding (2Fe-2S)-binding protein — MKVDRCICHEISFAEIKRIAREKGIKSLAEIQEKKIACTNCKLCTPYVKLVLETGETEFDRSARYLKR, encoded by the coding sequence ATGAAAGTTGATCGATGTATTTGCCACGAGATCTCTTTCGCTGAAATAAAGCGTATTGCAAGGGAAAAAGGAATTAAGAGCTTGGCAGAGATTCAGGAGAAAAAAATAGCGTGTACAAACTGCAAACTTTGTACTCCATATGTTAAACTCGTTCTGGAAACGGGAGAAACAGAATTTGATCGAAGTGCCCGATATTTGAAACGATGA
- a CDS encoding 2'-deoxycytidine 5'-triphosphate deaminase — translation MSTTTSEVILRTKGILPIQKLKVLNEAGVITGVDGHPIQEDQFQPNSIDLRLGEKAYRVRSSFLPENETVQQKINKLHQYSFSIEDGAVLEPNCVYIIPLLEKLKMPASHFSPQKKLFNGNGDQSVRLVSAENLTAKANPKSTTGRLDIFTRVITDYSHRFEEIEPGFEGNLYLEVVPKSFPIKVRTGHRLNQLRIRHGHTVLTDQDLLRVHSGDPLLFDESGTPLPLDEVKVNNGLFLSVNLHSNENDVLGYKAKKHRDLIDLDKINHYEVSDFWEPIRSASEDHLILEPEAFYIFASKERCRIPKHLAAEMIAYDTGSGELRTHYAGFFDSGFGGSAEDGGARAVLEVRSHDVPFLIEHGQTFCSMNFEPNSEIPDIIYGSDIKSNYQGQGLKLGKHFKQK, via the coding sequence ATGAGCACAACTACCAGCGAAGTAATATTGCGAACAAAGGGCATTTTACCCATACAAAAACTGAAGGTTTTAAACGAAGCCGGGGTGATTACCGGAGTAGATGGTCATCCAATTCAGGAAGATCAGTTTCAGCCTAATTCTATTGATCTCCGACTAGGTGAGAAAGCGTATCGTGTGCGTAGCAGCTTTTTACCGGAGAATGAAACGGTTCAGCAAAAAATTAACAAACTACATCAATACAGCTTCTCCATCGAGGATGGTGCTGTATTGGAGCCTAATTGCGTTTACATCATTCCGCTTCTTGAGAAGCTGAAAATGCCCGCATCTCATTTTTCTCCACAAAAGAAATTGTTCAACGGGAATGGAGACCAATCTGTTCGACTGGTATCTGCAGAAAACTTGACGGCAAAGGCGAACCCGAAAAGCACAACGGGCCGACTCGATATCTTCACTCGGGTTATTACAGATTATTCCCATCGTTTTGAAGAGATAGAACCCGGATTTGAGGGAAACCTCTACCTGGAAGTTGTGCCGAAATCCTTTCCGATCAAGGTTAGGACCGGTCACCGATTAAACCAGCTTCGTATCCGTCATGGTCATACGGTTTTGACCGATCAGGATCTGCTTCGTGTGCACTCGGGTGATCCACTGCTATTTGATGAGTCCGGAACTCCGTTGCCTCTTGATGAGGTGAAAGTAAACAACGGACTTTTCTTAAGTGTGAATCTCCATAGTAATGAGAACGATGTTTTAGGCTATAAGGCGAAAAAGCACCGCGATTTAATCGATCTGGATAAGATCAACCATTATGAGGTTTCGGATTTTTGGGAGCCCATTCGATCCGCAAGCGAAGATCACCTGATTTTAGAACCGGAAGCATTCTACATTTTCGCATCCAAGGAGAGATGCCGGATTCCAAAACATCTGGCAGCGGAAATGATTGCTTACGATACAGGTTCAGGTGAACTTCGAACACACTACGCCGGATTTTTTGACAGCGGATTTGGCGGGTCTGCAGAAGATGGCGGTGCTCGCGCTGTGCTTGAGGTTCGATCGCATGATGTGCCATTTTTGATTGAACACGGTCAAACTTTTTGCAGTATGAATTTTGAACCGAACAGTGAAATTCCGGACATTATTTATGGATCAGATATCAAGAGTAACTATCAGGGACAAGGTTTGAAACTGGGTAAGCATTTTAAACAGAAATAG
- a CDS encoding cryptochrome/photolyase family protein, with amino-acid sequence MSRPFLQNIDQTIKKPYLKNFDHAIFILHDQLNLDSWPDWVKKEKPLLIFMESGDKGREVPHHKKKAVYVLSSMRHFALECAEKGFDVLYHSTAGHFDDGLKEILSQFEGQLTFMTPSEWDSRERLRKVAGEFGDKVEEIPNSFFLADPEEWKEKIEPGYRMEYFYREMRRKTGYLMNGDEPEGGEWNYDEQNRESLPKNHPVPEIKRFEPDEITKEVIAMVNDYFPDSFGSSENFGYAVTRDQALELLDQFISERLDQFGPYEDALKTGNNTLFHSQLSIYMNNGLLTPTEICEKAVESYRKGNARLNSVEGLVRQIIGWREYIRIYYEAMMPDVRNANHFGFTEKLPKMYWTGETKMKCMEQSLKPVFDEAYSHHIQRLMILSNFSNLTETDPRELERWFLTAYADAYEWVELPNVLGMSTFADGGVLASKPYVSSGNYINKMSDYCKNCEYSVTKKTGEKACPFNYLYWNFVDKQRETFNDSGRVNFMVNMFDNKKSDEQKKEIRESTEIFLSSLERG; translated from the coding sequence ATGTCCCGACCATTTCTGCAAAACATTGATCAGACAATCAAAAAGCCATATTTAAAAAACTTTGATCATGCAATCTTTATTCTACACGATCAGCTTAATCTGGATTCCTGGCCGGATTGGGTAAAAAAAGAGAAACCTCTTCTTATTTTTATGGAGAGCGGCGATAAAGGCAGAGAGGTTCCGCATCACAAGAAGAAAGCCGTATATGTGTTGAGCAGTATGCGCCATTTCGCACTTGAATGTGCAGAAAAGGGTTTTGATGTGCTCTATCATTCTACGGCCGGACATTTTGATGACGGACTGAAAGAAATACTATCTCAGTTTGAAGGACAGCTGACGTTTATGACTCCGTCTGAGTGGGATTCCAGAGAGAGATTGCGAAAAGTGGCCGGTGAGTTTGGTGACAAGGTTGAAGAGATTCCAAATAGTTTTTTTCTGGCTGATCCTGAGGAGTGGAAAGAGAAGATTGAGCCCGGTTACCGGATGGAGTATTTCTATAGGGAGATGCGCCGCAAGACAGGCTATTTGATGAACGGTGACGAGCCGGAAGGAGGGGAGTGGAATTACGACGAGCAGAATCGCGAGTCACTTCCAAAAAATCACCCGGTTCCGGAAATCAAACGATTTGAGCCGGATGAGATTACAAAAGAAGTCATTGCGATGGTCAACGACTATTTCCCGGACAGCTTTGGGAGCTCTGAAAATTTTGGTTACGCCGTTACACGAGATCAGGCACTTGAGCTTCTGGATCAATTCATTAGTGAGCGCCTGGATCAGTTTGGTCCGTACGAAGACGCTCTGAAAACCGGGAATAACACGCTGTTTCATTCACAGCTGTCCATTTACATGAACAATGGCCTGCTTACACCTACTGAGATTTGTGAGAAGGCCGTAGAGAGCTACCGGAAAGGCAATGCACGACTCAATTCAGTTGAAGGGCTTGTGAGGCAAATTATCGGGTGGAGGGAGTATATCCGTATCTATTATGAGGCGATGATGCCTGATGTTCGGAATGCAAATCACTTTGGATTTACAGAAAAACTGCCAAAAATGTATTGGACCGGGGAAACCAAAATGAAGTGCATGGAGCAGAGCCTGAAACCGGTATTTGATGAAGCCTATTCGCACCACATCCAACGGCTGATGATCCTGAGTAACTTCAGCAATCTGACGGAAACAGATCCGCGAGAATTGGAGCGATGGTTTTTAACCGCGTACGCCGATGCATATGAGTGGGTGGAGCTTCCGAATGTACTTGGAATGAGCACATTTGCAGATGGCGGTGTTTTAGCCTCAAAGCCGTATGTGTCGAGCGGGAATTATATTAACAAGATGAGTGACTACTGTAAAAATTGCGAATACAGTGTGACAAAAAAGACGGGGGAGAAAGCATGCCCGTTTAACTACCTTTACTGGAATTTCGTGGATAAACAGAGAGAGACGTTCAACGACAGCGGTCGGGTGAATTTTATGGTGAATATGTTTGATAATAAAAAGTCGGATGAGCAGAAAAAAGAAATTCGGGAATCCACAGAGATTTTTTTATCAAGTCTTGAGAGAGGGTGA
- a CDS encoding BlaI/MecI/CopY family transcriptional regulator: MRRSLTPLGETEMEILHHVWELEEASVADVRERMLEYREVAYTTVMTIMKNLADKKFLKYRKEGLSYIYSAAINPDEVRGNLVHEIVDKVFKGSTKDLVQALVNKENLTAKEREEIKNLIDNLED; encoded by the coding sequence ATGCGCAGATCACTCACACCGCTTGGAGAAACTGAAATGGAAATTCTGCACCACGTTTGGGAACTGGAAGAAGCCTCAGTTGCTGATGTTCGTGAAAGAATGCTTGAATACCGAGAGGTAGCTTACACCACAGTAATGACCATCATGAAGAACCTTGCAGACAAAAAATTCCTCAAATATCGAAAAGAGGGGCTCAGTTACATTTACAGTGCTGCCATAAATCCTGATGAAGTTCGCGGAAATCTGGTCCACGAAATTGTAGATAAGGTTTTTAAAGGCTCCACTAAAGATCTTGTTCAGGCACTGGTTAATAAAGAGAACCTTACGGCGAAAGAGCGGGAAGAGATCAAAAATTTGATTGATAATCTGGAGGATTAA
- a CDS encoding TonB family protein, whose amino-acid sequence MDVFIFQLSEFAQLVFETIWLPLVIWTVISFGVWLFLQMFENVHPIYQYHTRLALIFSLPAGLLSLASIHYISDWITASAGEGLTMITVISPIDISFTQVEESSGIPFMVIVQSLAVAIFLSGMIFFLIRFCMHAINLKKLRKSLNYMPISEVTALSPENRGLALATGKNVQVAFLSSEIIPVTFGFRKPVILLPDSLKSQPEKLNLGLRHELTHITQHDFSSHLMVILTEAVFWFHPMVHRLKRELVEYREMRCDNIVLSEASVSRKEYASLLLELIPMPNLNKELSVNMAQESSNLKKRITMITQQSKTKPIPKRTSLMILGVIFISTALAMACTDMQTQNVFDEEELDLMTNIDKTGEQGYHEIIIYMSEEEQANRHESKLEQLRMLEPEHIDAIQVWKGEQAVERFGSRGEKGVIQVRTKLDAESYNNTLKALGMNPVAPESLTAQNSESSPQDDFFVVVEEMPELIGGLESLQQQIQYPDMARRAGIEGRVYVQFIVDENGNVDDPRIIRGIGGGADEEALRVVSQAKFKPGMQRGRPVRIQYSLPIMFKLGNEENGNVENSSGGSAQVESPETMEKRMIVEVNNDDGKISGTVLDGETRQPLAGANITIAGSDVGASTDMDGNFSIDADGSGEYELIFTYIGYEKASLSITR is encoded by the coding sequence ATGGATGTATTCATCTTTCAACTTTCCGAATTTGCACAGCTTGTTTTTGAAACTATCTGGCTGCCACTTGTTATCTGGACAGTTATTAGTTTTGGTGTATGGTTATTCCTGCAAATGTTTGAAAACGTCCACCCGATCTACCAGTATCACACACGTCTGGCCCTGATCTTTTCTCTCCCTGCCGGGCTCCTCTCTTTGGCATCCATTCATTATATCTCAGACTGGATCACAGCTTCTGCAGGTGAGGGATTGACCATGATTACCGTGATCAGCCCAATAGATATCTCGTTTACTCAGGTTGAGGAGTCTTCCGGAATTCCTTTTATGGTGATAGTCCAATCTTTGGCTGTCGCTATCTTTTTATCAGGTATGATATTTTTCCTGATCCGATTTTGCATGCACGCCATAAACCTGAAAAAACTGCGCAAATCGTTGAACTACATGCCAATATCCGAAGTGACAGCTTTATCTCCTGAAAACAGAGGTTTAGCTTTGGCTACAGGTAAAAATGTTCAGGTGGCATTCCTGAGTTCAGAGATTATTCCGGTCACTTTTGGTTTTAGAAAACCTGTGATTCTACTTCCCGATTCGCTGAAGAGTCAACCCGAGAAATTAAACCTCGGACTACGGCATGAACTGACTCACATCACACAGCACGACTTTTCCTCTCATCTGATGGTCATTTTGACCGAAGCAGTTTTTTGGTTTCACCCGATGGTACACCGTCTCAAGCGTGAACTTGTGGAGTACAGGGAGATGAGATGCGACAATATTGTACTGAGTGAAGCATCCGTATCGCGAAAAGAGTACGCTTCACTGCTGCTTGAGCTGATACCGATGCCTAATCTCAATAAAGAACTTTCCGTAAATATGGCTCAGGAATCTTCAAACCTTAAAAAGAGGATCACGATGATTACTCAACAATCCAAAACCAAACCTATACCGAAACGCACCAGCCTTATGATACTGGGAGTCATATTCATCTCAACAGCACTTGCCATGGCCTGCACCGATATGCAGACACAGAACGTGTTTGATGAAGAAGAACTCGATTTGATGACAAACATTGACAAAACTGGAGAGCAGGGCTATCATGAAATCATCATTTATATGAGCGAGGAAGAGCAGGCAAACCGCCACGAAAGCAAACTAGAACAACTGCGAATGTTGGAACCCGAACATATCGATGCCATCCAAGTCTGGAAAGGTGAGCAAGCCGTAGAGCGATTTGGCTCTCGCGGTGAAAAAGGTGTCATCCAAGTCAGAACCAAACTGGACGCCGAATCCTACAATAATACACTCAAAGCGCTGGGGATGAATCCCGTTGCACCTGAATCACTCACTGCTCAAAACAGTGAATCCTCCCCGCAAGATGATTTCTTTGTAGTCGTTGAGGAAATGCCGGAACTGATAGGTGGGCTTGAGTCACTTCAACAGCAAATTCAATACCCCGATATGGCCCGGCGAGCCGGAATTGAAGGACGAGTATATGTCCAGTTTATCGTGGATGAAAATGGGAATGTTGATGATCCAAGAATTATCCGTGGTATTGGTGGAGGGGCGGATGAAGAAGCACTCAGAGTTGTAAGTCAGGCAAAATTCAAACCGGGAATGCAGCGCGGTAGACCCGTGAGAATTCAGTATTCACTTCCGATTATGTTCAAGCTTGGTAATGAAGAAAACGGAAATGTTGAAAACAGCTCAGGTGGGTCAGCACAGGTTGAATCTCCTGAAACGATGGAAAAGAGAATGATTGTAGAGGTTAATAATGACGATGGAAAAATTAGCGGCACCGTACTGGATGGTGAAACCCGGCAGCCACTTGCCGGTGCAAATATTACGATTGCTGGATCCGATGTAGGTGCATCAACAGACATGGATGGGAATTTCTCGATCGACGCCGATGGGTCCGGAGAATATGAGCTGATTTTCACTTACATCGGTTACGAGAAAGCTTCATTGAGTATCACACGCTGA
- a CDS encoding energy transducer TonB encodes MAIPRNITCAIFTVISFLLIVLIFSSCSSSEKLTDGNLDHLNLNVESPQSNDDNYVVQIEGFQDDGGEDYKSVLQRLERHEWDDIVSVDDSSSTEEKNIQVEILNRPESLNRVLWQISMEHYRNHAVDYTPDHQDGESLIMSEMPELIGSFNELQKKVHYPSHMEGTGIEGRVDLVYVINEFGEVTDPEVVGGVHQSLNREAIRVIQLAKYKPGMMNGLPVKVKMNAPIFIRE; translated from the coding sequence ATGGCTATTCCTAGAAATATAACCTGTGCAATTTTTACAGTTATCTCATTTCTCCTGATTGTTTTGATTTTTTCTTCGTGCAGCAGTTCAGAGAAATTAACAGATGGAAATCTGGATCATCTCAATCTCAATGTTGAAAGCCCTCAATCGAATGATGACAATTATGTAGTTCAAATAGAAGGATTTCAAGATGATGGCGGAGAGGACTACAAATCAGTGCTGCAACGATTAGAACGACATGAGTGGGATGACATCGTATCAGTAGATGATAGTTCAAGTACGGAAGAGAAAAATATTCAGGTCGAAATTCTTAATCGTCCTGAATCATTAAACAGGGTATTGTGGCAGATCAGTATGGAGCACTATCGCAACCACGCCGTTGATTACACACCTGATCATCAAGACGGTGAATCCTTGATTATGAGCGAAATGCCCGAACTTATCGGCAGTTTTAATGAGCTGCAGAAAAAAGTTCACTATCCTTCTCATATGGAGGGAACAGGAATTGAGGGGCGAGTAGATCTTGTCTATGTAATCAACGAATTCGGTGAGGTAACGGACCCGGAGGTTGTAGGAGGTGTACATCAAAGCCTGAACAGGGAAGCCATCAGGGTGATTCAGCTTGCAAAGTACAAGCCTGGAATGATGAATGGATTACCGGTAAAAGTGAAAATGAACGCTCCTATATTTATCAGGGAATAA
- a CDS encoding energy transducer TonB, translating to MIRYLNPFLFIYCLLITGCGSSSNVQENNLNSLNLEVNLADENSSYHTITLSGFNQEIQNQYDVTVQKLEALSPEDVKKIDQSADQIAATIKDDPISYNRVLWALGSEHFKEHSTDYESPEPTASDWDEMPELNGGMNALMSEVRYPEELNGLGGQVMVEFIVTRFGDVKDPFVTRSLHSAADHEAIRAIKKMKFKPGIIDGVPVQVKFTAPVFFRNR from the coding sequence ATGATTCGATATCTCAATCCCTTCCTTTTTATTTACTGCCTGCTCATTACCGGCTGCGGAAGCAGTTCGAATGTTCAAGAGAATAATCTAAATTCCCTGAATCTTGAGGTTAACCTGGCCGATGAAAACAGTTCTTATCATACAATCACACTTTCAGGATTCAACCAGGAGATTCAAAATCAATATGATGTAACTGTTCAAAAACTTGAAGCGCTCTCTCCGGAAGACGTAAAAAAAATTGATCAAAGTGCAGATCAAATTGCTGCCACAATTAAGGATGACCCAATCTCTTACAATCGCGTTCTGTGGGCGCTGGGCAGTGAACACTTCAAGGAACATTCTACAGATTACGAAAGTCCGGAACCCACAGCTTCTGACTGGGATGAAATGCCTGAACTGAACGGCGGAATGAATGCCCTGATGTCTGAGGTCCGTTATCCGGAAGAGCTCAATGGACTGGGGGGACAAGTTATGGTAGAATTTATTGTCACTCGTTTTGGAGATGTGAAGGATCCATTCGTTACACGCTCCCTGCACTCAGCAGCAGACCATGAGGCGATTCGTGCTATAAAAAAGATGAAATTTAAGCCCGGTATTATAGATGGAGTTCCGGTACAGGTCAAATTCACAGCACCCGTCTTTTTCAGAAACCGTTGA
- a CDS encoding PspC domain-containing protein produces MPAKLRKSRTDKMIAGVCGGIADYLGWDSTIVRIIFLILVFSSVGTMVLFYFILALIMPD; encoded by the coding sequence ATGCCGGCTAAGCTCAGAAAATCTCGTACTGATAAAATGATTGCAGGTGTTTGTGGTGGAATTGCCGACTACCTGGGATGGGATTCAACCATCGTGCGAATCATCTTCTTAATCCTTGTATTCTCATCCGTGGGAACCATGGTACTGTTCTATTTTATTCTGGCACTAATCATGCCAGATTAA
- a CDS encoding SDR family oxidoreductase produces the protein MFTNDTLNNEVILITGGGSGLGLSMAKKFAELGADIAICGRTEKKLIKATETLKEYGTDVRWYTVDVREYEKVGEMVRQIVKDFGKMTGLVNNAAGNFLSASEDLSPGGFKAIVDIVLHGSFNCTHHFGNYLIDNKQEGNILNIVTTYAEDAGSAFVLPSACSKAGVLAMTRSLAFEWGTYGIRVNAIAPGPFPTEGAWTRLFPNKKFEKKYLEKIPAGRYGEHEELANLASFLMSDMAPYITGETVTIDGGEKLSGGQFNFIDSIMSRGKLKTAFKMLKKMK, from the coding sequence ATGTTTACAAACGATACACTCAATAACGAAGTTATCCTCATTACCGGCGGCGGAAGCGGGCTGGGACTCTCCATGGCGAAGAAATTTGCAGAGTTGGGAGCGGATATTGCCATTTGTGGCCGTACCGAAAAAAAACTTATTAAAGCCACGGAAACACTGAAGGAATACGGAACGGACGTTCGATGGTATACGGTGGATGTTCGGGAGTATGAGAAAGTGGGAGAGATGGTCCGGCAAATCGTCAAAGACTTTGGAAAGATGACCGGACTGGTAAACAATGCCGCGGGAAATTTTTTGAGCGCATCTGAAGATTTATCACCCGGTGGATTTAAAGCTATCGTAGATATTGTTCTCCATGGCAGTTTTAACTGCACCCACCATTTTGGAAACTATCTGATCGACAACAAACAGGAAGGAAATATTCTGAATATTGTAACTACATATGCCGAAGATGCCGGATCCGCGTTCGTGTTACCGTCCGCTTGTAGCAAAGCCGGTGTTCTGGCAATGACCCGATCACTGGCTTTCGAGTGGGGCACCTATGGGATTCGGGTCAATGCAATCGCACCCGGACCTTTTCCAACCGAAGGCGCATGGACACGTCTTTTTCCCAATAAAAAGTTTGAGAAAAAGTATCTCGAGAAAATTCCGGCGGGTCGCTATGGAGAGCACGAAGAACTGGCAAACCTTGCTTCATTTTTGATGAGCGATATGGCTCCATATATCACAGGGGAGACCGTCACTATTGACGGAGGAGAGAAACTCTCGGGCGGACAGTTTAATTTTATCGATTCGATAATGTCGAGAGGAAAGCTGAAAACGGCGTTTAAGATGTTGAAGAAAATGAAGTAG
- a CDS encoding endonuclease domain-containing protein — protein MLNPKKTKKQRQYLRNNMTKWEVRLWSDLKGKQMFGFKVRRQYGIDNFIVDFYCPEKLAIEVDGDVHYYPDKAEMDKRKDQRLHEEGIQLIRLKNEDLEEDYDSTVIYLEDKFKVRAYELHKPLKVDFD, from the coding sequence GTGCTAAATCCAAAAAAGACAAAGAAACAGCGCCAGTATCTTCGGAATAACATGACGAAATGGGAGGTCAGGCTGTGGAGTGATCTGAAGGGAAAACAAATGTTCGGGTTCAAAGTCCGGAGGCAGTACGGAATAGACAACTTTATTGTTGATTTTTATTGTCCGGAAAAATTGGCAATTGAAGTGGATGGAGATGTGCACTATTACCCGGATAAAGCTGAAATGGATAAGCGAAAGGATCAACGACTGCATGAAGAAGGAATTCAATTAATCCGTTTAAAGAATGAAGACCTGGAAGAGGATTATGATAGTACTGTGATTTATCTGGAAGATAAATTTAAAGTACGGGCTTATGAACTGCATAAACCGCTAAAAGTAGATTTTGATTGA